One part of the Xylanimonas allomyrinae genome encodes these proteins:
- a CDS encoding DUF2142 domain-containing protein produces MDLTGLVPGSSVGQVRGHRRLDLLLTLLVVGVAATWALLTPPLRAPDEPQHLNSVLRLAYGGGWPQPGDAVMAPAVQQARIDVALETDVPGRFTDRIAVPQFADAVIVPAAERARVDAATALPRGPATRPEDVDQMSQHPPLYYALGAAVLHATGLVDARWDQQVLALRLLDVALLAPLVPLAAWSARRLTGSVAAGAVAATFPLLVPQMQHILGAVNNDALVTLVGAVVTALVVKVLTGDRSLRTATVIGVVVGIGLLTKVMAAFLLPVVALAYLTAPGGVLGPRTVGRRRALGADVGRVLLAGGVALAVGGWWWVRNVVVYGTVQPVGMDRVPVDLVVRPATTYVVKAWRTLALSFFGDFGWLDLRTPQAFWLTATLVLLALGVVALTSRRTWRAALVLIALPTILTGAIIANAWGYYHQHGMMVGLQGRYLSGALAALAVVVAVAVLRLVGGLEARMRVAVPVVLLGGLAITAYGLWFAFEGFFRPAGWTVARAWERWEVLSPVGPAALATVGAATSVVGAVTLAAAVAQAARRPRAPVTQGDAAALCETVRR; encoded by the coding sequence ATGGACCTGACCGGACTTGTGCCGGGGTCGAGCGTCGGCCAGGTGCGCGGCCACCGGCGCCTCGACCTCCTGCTGACCCTGCTGGTGGTGGGAGTCGCCGCGACCTGGGCGTTGCTCACGCCACCGTTGCGCGCACCCGACGAGCCCCAGCACCTCAACAGCGTGCTGCGCCTCGCCTACGGCGGAGGCTGGCCGCAGCCAGGCGACGCCGTCATGGCACCGGCGGTCCAGCAGGCGCGCATCGACGTCGCGCTGGAGACCGACGTCCCCGGCCGGTTCACCGACCGGATCGCGGTGCCGCAGTTCGCGGACGCGGTGATCGTCCCGGCCGCCGAGCGCGCCCGGGTCGACGCGGCCACGGCGCTGCCGCGGGGGCCGGCGACGCGGCCCGAGGACGTCGACCAGATGAGCCAGCACCCGCCCCTCTACTACGCGCTCGGCGCCGCCGTGCTGCACGCCACCGGCCTCGTCGACGCGCGCTGGGACCAGCAGGTGCTCGCACTGCGCCTGCTCGACGTCGCGCTGCTCGCGCCGCTCGTGCCGCTCGCCGCCTGGTCGGCCCGGCGGCTGACCGGGTCGGTCGCGGCGGGAGCGGTCGCCGCGACGTTCCCGCTGCTCGTGCCCCAGATGCAGCACATCCTCGGGGCGGTCAACAACGACGCTCTCGTCACCCTGGTCGGGGCGGTGGTCACCGCCCTGGTGGTCAAGGTGCTGACCGGGGACCGGAGCCTGCGCACGGCCACGGTCATCGGCGTCGTCGTCGGCATCGGGCTGCTGACCAAGGTCATGGCCGCGTTCCTGCTTCCGGTCGTGGCGCTGGCGTACCTGACCGCGCCGGGAGGCGTGCTGGGGCCGCGCACCGTCGGGCGCAGGCGCGCCCTGGGCGCGGACGTCGGCCGGGTGCTGCTGGCCGGCGGGGTCGCGCTCGCCGTCGGGGGCTGGTGGTGGGTGCGCAACGTCGTCGTCTACGGCACGGTGCAGCCCGTCGGGATGGACCGTGTGCCCGTGGACCTGGTGGTACGGCCCGCGACGACGTACGTCGTCAAGGCGTGGCGGACCCTGGCACTGTCGTTCTTCGGAGACTTCGGGTGGCTCGACCTGCGCACCCCGCAGGCGTTCTGGCTGACGGCCACCCTGGTGCTGCTCGCGCTGGGCGTGGTCGCGCTCACCTCGCGCCGGACCTGGCGGGCCGCCCTCGTCCTGATCGCGCTGCCCACCATCCTCACCGGCGCGATCATCGCCAACGCATGGGGCTACTACCACCAGCACGGGATGATGGTCGGCCTCCAGGGGCGCTACCTGTCCGGTGCGCTGGCGGCACTGGCGGTGGTCGTCGCGGTCGCCGTGCTGCGACTGGTCGGCGGGCTGGAGGCGCGCATGCGGGTCGCTGTTCCCGTGGTGCTGCTGGGCGGGCTCGCGATCACCGCCTACGGGCTGTGGTTCGCGTTCGAGGGCTTCTTCCGGCCGGCGGGGTGGACCGTGGCGCGTGCCTGGGAGCGCTGGGAGGTGCTGAGCCCCGTGGGGCCAGCGGCGCTCGCGACCGTGGGCGCCGCGACGTCCGTCGTCGGTGCGGTCACGCTCGCTGCCGCGGTCGCGCAGGCGGCGCGGCGACCGAGGGCGCCCGTCACGCAGGGAGATGCCGCCGCACTCTGCGAGACTGTGCGCCGATAG